A section of the Cyanobium sp. ATX 6F1 genome encodes:
- a CDS encoding RNA recognition motif domain-containing protein, whose translation MTIYVGNLSFQAEQEDLVDLFGQYGEVRQCSLPLDRETGRKRGFAFVELASDAEEQKAIDDLQDVEWMGRMIRVNKATPRERTGGGGGGGGRGGYGGGGGAGAGGYGGGGGGGGGGGGYGGGGGNRW comes from the coding sequence ATGACCATTTACGTAGGCAACCTCTCGTTCCAGGCTGAACAGGAGGATCTGGTCGATCTTTTCGGCCAATACGGCGAAGTCCGTCAATGCAGCCTTCCCCTCGACCGCGAAACCGGCCGCAAGCGCGGTTTCGCCTTCGTCGAGTTGGCAAGTGATGCCGAAGAGCAAAAAGCCATTGACGACCTCCAGGATGTGGAGTGGATGGGGCGGATGATCCGCGTCAACAAGGCCACCCCCCGTGAGCGCACCGGAGGCGGTGGAGGCGGCGGCGGCCGTGGTGGTTACGGCGGTGGCGGCGGCGCTGGTGCCGGCGGCTACGGAGGCGGAGGAGGCGGCGGTGGCGGTGGTGGCGGCTACGGCGGTGGTGGCGGTAACCGCTGGTGA
- a CDS encoding ABC transporter ATP-binding protein, whose amino-acid sequence MVRRSDPDPQPRSSRPALKRLLITLRPHRRWVALAASCSVLNKLFDLAPPVLIGLAVDVVVKQQQSWLAQFGVASVPGQLTVLAVLSFAIWSAESLFEYLYGVLWRNLAQTVQHELRLEAYDHLQHLEMAFFEAGSSGRLMTILGDDINQLERFLDHGANEILQLITTVLAVGGAMVVLSPGVAGVAFLPIPVILWGSLVFQKRLAPLYQDVRERAGDLSSRLANNLGGMLTIKSFAAEDWEKERLRLDSEAYRLSNRRAIRLSAAFIPLIRFAVLFAFLAILVIGGLQAWRGLIAVGTYSFLVFITQRLLWPLTTLGRTLDDYQRAMASTNRVLDLLETPIAIPGGQRALEPHRVAGRLEFQGVNFAYEGRAPLLEGFDLLVPAGTTLGIVGSTGSGKSTIVKLLLRLYAIDRGQILLDGIPIGELKLADLRRAIGLVSQEVFLFHGSVAENIAYGSFGASRAAIERAAELAEASAFIAALPEGLDTVVGERGQRLSGGQRQRIALARAILKNPPVLILDEATAAVDNETEAAIQRSLDLITAERTTLVIAHRLSTVRHADRIVVMEQGRIVESGHHDDLLARGGAYTNLWRVQAGLRQDEALQP is encoded by the coding sequence ATGGTCCGCCGATCCGATCCCGACCCCCAGCCACGCTCGTCGCGGCCAGCGCTGAAGCGGCTGCTGATCACCCTTCGTCCCCACCGGCGCTGGGTGGCCCTGGCGGCCTCTTGTTCGGTGCTCAACAAGCTGTTCGACCTGGCGCCACCGGTGCTGATCGGCCTGGCGGTGGATGTGGTGGTCAAGCAACAGCAGTCCTGGCTGGCCCAGTTCGGCGTCGCCAGCGTGCCTGGCCAGCTGACCGTGCTGGCGGTGCTCTCGTTCGCGATCTGGAGCGCCGAGTCGCTGTTCGAATACCTCTACGGGGTGCTCTGGCGCAACCTGGCCCAGACCGTGCAGCACGAATTGCGCCTGGAGGCCTACGACCATCTGCAGCATCTGGAGATGGCCTTCTTCGAGGCGGGCAGCAGCGGTCGCCTGATGACGATCCTGGGCGACGACATCAACCAGCTCGAGCGCTTCCTCGATCACGGCGCCAACGAGATCCTGCAGCTGATCACCACCGTGCTGGCCGTGGGCGGCGCCATGGTGGTGCTCTCACCGGGGGTGGCCGGGGTGGCCTTCCTGCCGATCCCGGTGATTCTCTGGGGTTCGCTGGTGTTTCAAAAACGCCTGGCCCCCCTCTACCAGGATGTGCGCGAGCGGGCCGGCGACCTCTCCAGCCGACTGGCGAACAACCTTGGCGGCATGCTCACGATCAAGAGCTTTGCCGCCGAGGACTGGGAAAAGGAACGTCTAAGGCTCGACAGTGAGGCCTACCGGCTCAGCAACCGCCGGGCGATTCGCCTCTCGGCGGCCTTCATTCCCCTGATTCGCTTTGCGGTGCTGTTCGCCTTCCTGGCGATTCTGGTGATCGGCGGGCTGCAGGCCTGGCGTGGGCTGATTGCCGTGGGCACCTACAGCTTTCTGGTCTTCATCACCCAGCGCTTGCTGTGGCCCCTCACCACCTTGGGCCGCACCCTCGATGACTACCAGCGGGCGATGGCCTCCACCAACCGGGTGCTCGACCTGCTCGAAACCCCGATCGCCATTCCCGGCGGCCAGCGCGCACTGGAGCCCCATCGGGTGGCCGGGCGCCTGGAGTTTCAGGGGGTGAATTTCGCCTACGAGGGCCGCGCGCCGTTGCTCGAAGGCTTTGATCTGCTGGTGCCCGCCGGCACCACCCTGGGGATCGTGGGGTCCACCGGTTCGGGCAAGAGCACGATCGTGAAGCTGCTGCTGCGCCTCTACGCCATCGACCGGGGTCAGATCCTGCTCGATGGGATCCCCATCGGTGAGCTGAAGCTGGCCGACCTGCGCCGCGCCATCGGCCTGGTGAGCCAGGAGGTGTTCCTGTTCCACGGCAGCGTGGCCGAGAACATCGCCTATGGCAGTTTCGGGGCCAGCCGTGCGGCGATCGAGCGGGCGGCGGAGTTGGCCGAGGCCTCGGCGTTCATTGCCGCCCTCCCCGAGGGCCTCGACACGGTGGTGGGGGAACGGGGCCAGCGCCTCTCCGGCGGCCAGCGCCAGCGCATCGCCCTGGCCCGGGCGATCCTCAAGAATCCACCGGTGCTGATCCTCGATGAGGCCACCGCCGCGGTCGACAACGAGACCGAAGCGGCGATTCAGCGCTCCCTCGATCTGATCACGGCCGAGCGCACCACCTTGGTGATCGCCCACCGCCTGAGCACGGTGCGCCACGCTGACCGGATCGTGGTAATGGAGCAGGGCCGCATCGTCGAAAGCGGTCACCATGACGACCTGCTGGCCCGGGGCGGGGCCTACACCAACCTCTGGCGGGTGCAGGCGGGGCTGCGCCAGGATGAAGCTCTGCAGCCATGA
- the recR gene encoding recombination mediator RecR translates to MIDQFERLPGIGPRTAQRLALHVLRQPEEQIRSFADALMAARTQVGQCQRCFHLSAESLCEICRNEERRTGVLCVVADSRDLLALERTREFKGGYHVLGGLISPMDGVGPELLHVTPLVERVDRDGISEVILALTPSVEGDTTSLYLARLLRPFTLVSRIAYGLPVGGELEFADEVTLARALEGRRRMDE, encoded by the coding sequence CTGATCGACCAGTTCGAGCGACTTCCCGGGATCGGGCCGCGCACGGCCCAGCGGCTGGCCCTGCACGTGCTGCGCCAGCCGGAGGAGCAGATCCGCAGCTTTGCCGATGCCCTGATGGCGGCCCGCACCCAGGTGGGCCAGTGCCAGCGTTGCTTCCACCTTTCGGCCGAATCCCTCTGCGAGATCTGCCGCAATGAGGAGCGCCGCACAGGGGTGCTCTGCGTGGTGGCCGATTCCCGCGACCTGCTCGCCCTGGAGCGCACGCGTGAGTTCAAGGGCGGCTACCACGTGCTTGGCGGCCTGATCTCACCGATGGATGGGGTGGGCCCGGAGTTGTTGCACGTGACCCCATTGGTGGAGCGCGTCGATCGCGATGGCATCAGCGAGGTGATCCTGGCCCTCACCCCCAGCGTCGAAGGCGACACCACCAGCCTCTATCTGGCGCGGCTGCTGCGGCCCTTCACCCTGGTGAGCCGCATCGCCTACGGCCTGCCGGTGGGCGGCGAACTGGAGTTCGCCGACGAGGTCACCCTGGCCCGGGCCCTGGAGGGGCGCCGGCGCATGGATGAGTAG
- the psbP gene encoding photosystem II reaction center PsbP, translating into MDPFRHHLPGELRARLSGWLLPLLLALVLVGCSASAAGLNAYRSPDGRYAFLYPTGWTRVQVSGGPQVVFHDLIHTDETLSLLVAPVTPAIEAAAEAGARAVGERLISTAIAPAGSDRSAELVNARERQQEGRTFYDLEYTVQLSDRQRHELATVVADRGRLYTLSTSTNELRWGKVEGLFEQVIGSFNLTS; encoded by the coding sequence ATGGACCCTTTCCGTCATCACCTGCCCGGCGAGCTTCGGGCCCGGCTCTCGGGTTGGCTGCTGCCCCTGCTGCTGGCCCTGGTGCTGGTGGGCTGCAGCGCCTCGGCGGCGGGGCTGAATGCCTACCGCAGCCCCGATGGCCGCTATGCCTTCCTCTACCCCACCGGTTGGACCCGGGTTCAGGTGAGTGGCGGCCCCCAGGTGGTCTTCCACGACCTGATCCACACCGACGAGACCCTGAGTCTGCTGGTGGCCCCGGTGACCCCCGCCATCGAGGCGGCAGCCGAGGCCGGCGCCCGGGCGGTGGGTGAGCGCCTGATCAGCACGGCGATCGCCCCGGCGGGCAGTGACCGCAGCGCCGAGCTGGTGAACGCCCGGGAGCGGCAGCAGGAGGGCCGCACCTTCTACGACCTGGAATACACGGTGCAGCTGAGCGACCGCCAGCGCCACGAGCTGGCCACGGTGGTGGCCGACCGTGGCCGCCTCTACACCCTGTCCACCAGCACCAACGAGCTGCGTTGGGGCAAGGTCGAGGGGCTGTTCGAGCAGGTGATCGGCTCGTTCAACCTCACCAGCTGA
- a CDS encoding DUF6737 family protein — MSVEPTAAASPGESASFWQLKPWWCQPWSILLTGVVAMLGSWLLLQRWWITAPLSLAVLLWWLLFLVLVPASYADQNKNL, encoded by the coding sequence ATGAGCGTCGAACCGACCGCGGCAGCCAGCCCAGGTGAATCTGCTTCCTTCTGGCAACTCAAACCCTGGTGGTGCCAGCCCTGGTCGATCCTGCTCACCGGCGTGGTGGCGATGCTCGGCAGCTGGCTGTTGCTGCAGCGCTGGTGGATCACCGCTCCGCTCAGCTTGGCGGTACTGCTCTGGTGGCTGCTGTTCCTGGTGCTGGTGCCCGCGAGCTACGCCGATCAGAACAAGAACTTGTAG
- a CDS encoding MgtC/SapB family protein, producing MSTELDALLRMGLAVACGLAVGLNRAHTPTHRTNRLRVHALVGLSACLMVLAAGHDLQARSHAIQGVATGVGFLGAGEILVEPRSDRAGNVQVRGLTSAASIWFTAALGVTVAASTPILAAAALGLALITLYVTENGSSQP from the coding sequence ATGAGCACCGAACTGGACGCCCTGCTGCGCATGGGCCTGGCGGTGGCCTGCGGCCTGGCCGTGGGGCTCAACCGCGCCCACACCCCCACCCACCGCACCAACCGCCTGCGTGTGCATGCGCTGGTGGGGCTGAGCGCCTGCCTGATGGTGCTGGCTGCCGGACACGATCTGCAGGCCCGCAGCCATGCGATCCAGGGGGTGGCCACCGGCGTGGGCTTCCTGGGCGCCGGCGAGATCCTGGTGGAGCCCCGCAGCGACCGGGCCGGCAACGTGCAGGTGCGCGGACTCACCAGCGCCGCCTCGATCTGGTTCACCGCCGCCCTCGGCGTCACCGTGGCGGCCTCCACGCCGATCCTGGCGGCGGCGGCGCTGGGGCTGGCCCTGATCACCCTCTACGTCACCGAGAATGGCTCCAGTCAGCCCTGA
- a CDS encoding FAD-dependent oxidoreductase has protein sequence MLVIGGGLAGGLLALALAERGAAVTVLSGPGPWATDLSYGGVPWWAGPPGPIGALMATAPDCWQALERRHGPLGWCPCALLLHGPGGSLERHPYARLDGEHFARALPAALERAGVTTHSGRATGLRPKAGGGWEVTLAGPAPREAGSLNADQVVLAAGAGNLALWPALAGRLLVSWAGVLQADRLPPAAALPWHGASGPETDAIVMPLVGQRQALEARAPTLTAEEWVVDAGLAPRGEGLLLGQTTLVRPGGGLGEPPEPTPLEAALRAELARYWPALAALPARFLQVPVSFTASGRPLVEPIPGSPGLWVFSGFSGPFALVPPLAPLLAAALGGDTQALTTLTR, from the coding sequence GTGCTCGTGATCGGTGGCGGCCTGGCCGGCGGCCTGCTGGCCCTGGCCCTGGCCGAGCGCGGCGCCGCCGTGACCGTTCTGAGCGGCCCGGGCCCCTGGGCGACGGACCTGAGTTATGGCGGTGTGCCCTGGTGGGCAGGCCCCCCAGGGCCGATTGGAGCGCTGATGGCCACCGCCCCGGACTGTTGGCAGGCCCTGGAGCGGCGCCACGGCCCCCTGGGCTGGTGCCCCTGCGCACTGCTGCTCCATGGCCCGGGCGGCAGCCTGGAGCGGCACCCCTACGCCCGGCTCGATGGCGAGCACTTCGCCCGCGCCCTGCCGGCGGCCCTGGAGCGGGCGGGGGTGACAACGCACAGCGGCCGGGCCACGGGCCTGCGGCCCAAGGCCGGCGGCGGCTGGGAGGTGACGCTGGCAGGACCTGCACCCCGCGAAGCAGGCAGCCTGAACGCCGATCAGGTCGTGCTGGCGGCGGGGGCGGGCAACCTGGCGCTCTGGCCAGCCCTGGCCGGCAGGCTGCTGGTGAGCTGGGCCGGGGTGCTGCAGGCCGATCGATTGCCGCCGGCGGCGGCGCTCCCCTGGCACGGCGCCTCAGGCCCAGAAACCGACGCGATCGTGATGCCCCTGGTGGGCCAGCGCCAGGCCCTGGAAGCCCGCGCCCCCACGCTCACGGCCGAGGAATGGGTGGTGGATGCGGGCCTGGCCCCCCGGGGCGAAGGCCTGTTGCTGGGGCAGACCACCCTGGTGCGGCCGGGCGGTGGGCTGGGGGAGCCTCCGGAGCCCACACCGCTGGAGGCCGCCCTGCGCGCTGAGCTGGCCCGGTATTGGCCCGCTCTGGCCGCCCTGCCGGCTCGCTTCCTGCAGGTGCCCGTGAGCTTCACCGCCTCGGGGCGGCCCTTGGTGGAACCCATCCCAGGCAGCCCGGGGCTGTGGGTGTTCAGCGGCTTCAGCGGCCCCTTTGCACTGGTGCCGCCCCTGGCGCCCCTGTTGGCCGCGGCCCTCGGCGGCGACACCCAGGCCCTGACCACCCTGACCCGCTGA
- a CDS encoding phosphomannose isomerase type II C-terminal cupin domain produces the protein MTREERPWGWFEPLGEGPGYLVKRLLIRAGQRISLQRHHHRDEHWVVVAGSGWLELDGSRQACAVGSTFQVPLGSLHRASAADEDLLIVEVQLGATLREDDIERVSDDYGR, from the coding sequence ATGACGCGGGAAGAGCGCCCCTGGGGTTGGTTCGAGCCCCTGGGCGAAGGCCCTGGCTATCTGGTCAAGCGCCTGTTGATCCGCGCTGGCCAGCGCATCAGCCTGCAGCGCCACCACCACCGCGACGAGCACTGGGTGGTGGTGGCGGGCAGCGGTTGGCTGGAGCTGGACGGCAGCCGCCAGGCCTGCGCCGTGGGCAGCACGTTCCAGGTGCCGCTGGGAAGCCTGCACCGGGCCAGCGCCGCAGATGAGGATCTGCTGATCGTCGAAGTGCAGCTCGGAGCAACACTGCGGGAAGACGACATCGAGCGGGTCTCCGATGACTACGGACGCTGA
- a CDS encoding LCP family protein, whose protein sequence is MKSSALKKRSSWAPVLLATAVGLGGGLVLAGPLAGWLKGDLLTKNQALANPFAAWTGLGDQELVVLGTDVGGGNTDVMYLVKVHNGVTSLTQVPRDTYIDSNGFGPLKANALYSLGGTEAVKRELSRQVGRPIEHHMVVNLSAIRRLGDQLGGLEVNVPKRMYYTDNSQGLYIDLKPGLQTLKGRDLEGFIRFRHDEEGDIGRLERQKLLLNALFSKLIRPENLLQLPSLIGSAGKDLKTDLGPMEIGGLVTSMATTHLDTKRLGGRPFDRDGISYWEADWPKAESAPEAASGGSGGDGSNRYKFLF, encoded by the coding sequence ATGAAAAGTTCTGCCTTGAAAAAGCGCAGCAGCTGGGCTCCGGTGCTGCTGGCCACGGCCGTGGGGCTCGGCGGTGGTCTGGTGCTGGCGGGCCCATTGGCGGGTTGGCTCAAGGGAGATCTGCTGACCAAGAACCAAGCCCTCGCTAACCCCTTCGCCGCCTGGACGGGCCTGGGGGATCAGGAGCTGGTGGTGCTGGGCACCGACGTGGGCGGCGGCAACACCGATGTGATGTACCTGGTGAAGGTGCACAACGGGGTCACCAGCCTCACCCAGGTGCCCCGGGACACCTACATCGACTCCAATGGTTTCGGGCCGCTCAAGGCGAACGCCCTCTACAGCCTCGGGGGAACGGAGGCGGTGAAGCGGGAACTCTCCCGCCAGGTGGGCCGGCCGATCGAGCACCACATGGTGGTGAACCTCTCGGCGATTCGCCGCCTCGGCGACCAACTCGGGGGGCTGGAGGTGAATGTGCCCAAGCGCATGTACTACACCGACAACAGCCAGGGGCTCTACATCGATCTCAAGCCGGGTCTGCAGACCCTCAAGGGGCGCGATCTCGAGGGTTTCATTCGCTTCCGTCACGATGAGGAGGGCGACATCGGCCGCCTTGAACGTCAGAAGTTGCTGCTCAATGCCCTGTTCAGCAAGCTCATCCGGCCGGAGAACCTGCTGCAGCTCCCCAGCCTGATCGGCTCGGCCGGCAAGGACCTCAAAACCGATCTCGGGCCGATGGAAATCGGCGGCCTGGTCACCTCCATGGCCACCACCCATCTGGACACCAAGCGCCTGGGAGGGCGGCCCTTCGATCGTGACGGCATCAGCTACTGGGAAGCGGATTGGCCCAAGGCAGAAAGCGCTCCTGAGGCCGCCAGCGGCGGTTCCGGTGGCGATGGCTCCAATCGCTACAAGTTCTTGTTCTGA
- a CDS encoding DEAD/DEAH box helicase gives MTNTPACESFGCTVDLSAAELPATTSAAELDTTLIGPLDPSDGGANAAAATTTLNTPASTIPEASSDSSNGFASFGFVPEVLQAVASLGYKEPTPIQQAAIPELMLGRDLVGQAQTGTGKTAAFALPMLARMDLHQRTPQVLVLTPTRELALQVAEAFNSFAVNLPHIRVLPIYGGADFRDQIARLKRGVQVVVGTPGRVMDHMRQGTLDLSGLKTLVLDEADEMLRMGFIDDVEWVLTQLPEQRQVVLFSATMPSEIRRISQKYLNDPAEVTIRQKGDDASRIRQRYLMVNAPHKLEALSRVLEAETSEGVIIFARTKAITLTVAESLEQSGYDVAVLNGDVPQTQRERTIDRLRNGKVDVLVATDVAARGLDVERISLVINYDIPFDSEAYVHRIGRTGRAGRSGNAILFLTPRERRFLGGLERAVGRPIEPMEVPSNATINQSRLDRLRQKLTTTVQEPSSSEEERALLAEILQRVAQEINASPDQLALAALQLAVGQGPLLVHGDENWLRQSMASPRDRDRPSAGGLDRRGERPARSVGGRFPQRAEGGDGPSEENMDRFRIEVGWRDRVKPGNIVGAIANEAGLAGRSIGRIQIFDTHSTIDLPTGMPDDVFQSLKRLKVMNKELQITRSPV, from the coding sequence GTGACTAACACCCCTGCGTGCGAAAGCTTCGGCTGCACGGTTGATCTCAGCGCGGCTGAACTTCCCGCGACCACCAGCGCCGCCGAACTCGACACCACCTTGATCGGCCCGCTCGATCCAAGCGATGGCGGCGCCAACGCTGCCGCGGCGACTACAACCCTCAACACCCCAGCCAGCACCATCCCTGAAGCCTCCAGCGACAGCTCCAATGGCTTTGCCTCCTTCGGCTTTGTGCCCGAGGTGCTCCAGGCCGTCGCCAGCCTTGGCTACAAGGAGCCAACCCCGATCCAGCAAGCCGCCATCCCCGAGCTGATGCTGGGCCGTGATCTGGTGGGCCAGGCCCAGACCGGCACCGGCAAGACGGCGGCCTTCGCCCTGCCGATGCTGGCCCGCATGGATCTGCACCAACGCACCCCCCAGGTGCTGGTGCTGACCCCCACCCGCGAGCTAGCCCTGCAGGTGGCCGAAGCCTTCAACAGCTTCGCCGTCAACCTGCCCCACATCCGCGTCCTGCCGATCTACGGCGGCGCTGATTTCCGCGACCAGATCGCCCGTCTCAAGCGGGGCGTGCAGGTGGTGGTGGGCACCCCTGGCCGGGTGATGGACCACATGCGCCAGGGCACCCTCGATCTGTCCGGCCTCAAGACATTGGTGCTCGATGAGGCCGATGAGATGTTGCGCATGGGCTTCATCGACGACGTCGAATGGGTGCTCACCCAGCTGCCCGAGCAGCGCCAGGTGGTGCTGTTCTCGGCCACGATGCCCTCGGAGATCCGGCGCATCTCCCAGAAGTATCTGAACGATCCAGCCGAAGTCACCATTCGCCAGAAGGGCGACGACGCCAGCCGCATCCGCCAGCGTTACCTGATGGTGAATGCGCCCCACAAGCTGGAAGCCCTCAGCCGTGTGCTCGAGGCCGAAACCAGCGAAGGCGTGATCATCTTTGCCCGCACCAAGGCGATCACCCTCACGGTGGCCGAATCCCTTGAGCAGAGCGGCTACGACGTGGCGGTGCTCAATGGCGATGTGCCCCAGACCCAGCGGGAGCGCACGATCGATCGCCTGCGCAACGGCAAGGTCGACGTGCTGGTTGCTACCGACGTGGCCGCCCGTGGGCTCGATGTCGAGCGCATCAGCCTGGTGATCAACTACGACATCCCCTTCGACAGCGAGGCCTATGTGCACCGCATTGGCCGCACCGGCCGGGCGGGCCGCAGCGGTAACGCCATCCTGTTTCTGACCCCCCGTGAGCGCCGTTTCCTCGGTGGCCTCGAGCGCGCCGTCGGGCGCCCGATTGAGCCCATGGAGGTGCCCAGCAACGCCACCATCAACCAGAGCCGGCTCGATCGCCTGCGCCAGAAGTTGACCACCACCGTTCAGGAACCGAGCTCCAGCGAAGAAGAGCGGGCCCTGCTGGCGGAAATCCTGCAGCGGGTCGCCCAGGAGATCAACGCCAGCCCCGACCAACTGGCCCTGGCGGCCCTGCAACTGGCGGTGGGCCAGGGTCCCCTGCTGGTTCACGGTGATGAGAACTGGCTGCGCCAGTCCATGGCCTCCCCCCGGGACCGGGACCGTCCCTCCGCCGGCGGGCTCGATCGCCGCGGCGAACGCCCGGCCCGCTCGGTGGGTGGTCGCTTCCCCCAGCGTGCTGAGGGTGGCGACGGCCCCAGCGAGGAGAACATGGACCGTTTCCGCATCGAGGTGGGCTGGCGCGATCGGGTCAAGCCCGGCAACATCGTCGGGGCCATCGCCAACGAAGCCGGATTGGCCGGCCGCTCGATCGGTCGGATTCAGATCTTCGACACCCACAGCACCATCGACCTGCCCACGGGCATGCCCGATGACGTGTTTCAGTCGCTCAAGCGCCTGAAGGTGATGAACAAGGAGCTCCAGATCACCCGTTCCCCTGTGTGA
- the lipA gene encoding lipoyl synthase: MAPRSSRYSTIPPAERLPEWLRQPIGNASQLEKVQGIVKGQRLHTICEEGRCPNRAECYAAGTATFLLGGPICTRSCAFCQVDKGQAPAPFDAGEAERVAEAVEQMGLRYVVLTAVARDDLADHGAGLFTATMAAIRRRNPLVAIEVLTPDFWGGHRSEAEGLAAQRQRLGAVLAARPVCFNHNLETVRRLQGEVRRGATYARSLGLLAAARELTPQIPTKSGLMLGLGETFAELVEALEDLRAVDCQRLTLGQYLRPSLAHLPVQCYWEPADFERLGAIARELGFAQVRSGPLVRSSYHAGAES, translated from the coding sequence ATGGCCCCACGCTCCTCCCGCTACAGCACCATCCCCCCGGCCGAGCGGCTGCCGGAGTGGCTGCGCCAGCCGATCGGCAACGCCTCCCAGCTGGAGAAGGTGCAGGGGATCGTCAAGGGCCAGCGGCTGCACACCATCTGCGAGGAGGGCCGCTGCCCCAACCGCGCTGAGTGCTACGCCGCCGGGACGGCCACCTTTCTGCTGGGGGGACCGATCTGCACGCGCAGCTGCGCCTTCTGCCAGGTGGACAAGGGACAGGCGCCGGCGCCCTTCGATGCCGGCGAGGCCGAGCGCGTGGCCGAGGCGGTGGAGCAGATGGGGCTGCGTTACGTGGTGCTCACCGCCGTCGCCCGCGATGATCTCGCTGACCATGGCGCCGGCCTGTTCACCGCCACCATGGCGGCGATCCGCCGCCGCAACCCGCTGGTGGCGATCGAAGTGCTCACCCCCGATTTCTGGGGGGGGCACCGGAGCGAGGCGGAGGGGTTGGCGGCCCAACGGCAACGGCTGGGAGCGGTGTTGGCCGCAAGGCCGGTGTGCTTCAACCACAATCTGGAAACCGTGCGCCGGCTGCAGGGAGAGGTGCGCCGCGGCGCCACCTACGCGCGTTCCCTTGGGCTGCTGGCGGCGGCCCGGGAGCTGACGCCGCAGATTCCGACCAAATCGGGGCTGATGCTGGGGCTGGGGGAGACCTTTGCGGAGCTGGTGGAGGCCCTGGAGGATCTGCGCGCCGTGGATTGCCAGCGCCTCACCCTCGGCCAGTACCTGCGGCCCTCGCTGGCCCACCTGCCAGTGCAGTGCTACTGGGAACCCGCCGACTTCGAGCGGCTGGGGGCGATCGCCCGGGAGCTGGGCTTCGCCCAGGTGCGCAGTGGCCCGCTGGTGCGCAGCAGTTACCACGCCGGAGCAGAGTCCTGA
- a CDS encoding pentapeptide repeat-containing protein, with protein MTASPVTPGPRPQLRRSWAQIQREKQQRWFYRLLDRSFGFRLLVAVGSAILLLGAVNRWEQCRDHGVSAACVLRDAGGIISVSNMESLSIVTAAFLYVLEGSKRRQRENQEALEVILTFQQAGAKLSYARNSALERLSEGGLWLDGLDLSRTHLDDLQAAGGRWREVNLSRASLRHACFEDADLRGADLSEADLSHANLRHADLRGASLRGADLSEADLRGAALTGASTEGARLSGTRLEGAALGDHALG; from the coding sequence ATGACCGCCAGCCCAGTCACCCCAGGCCCTCGCCCCCAGCTGCGCAGGAGCTGGGCCCAGATCCAGCGCGAAAAGCAGCAGCGATGGTTTTACCGCTTGCTGGATCGCTCGTTCGGTTTCCGACTGCTGGTGGCCGTCGGCTCGGCGATCCTGCTACTCGGCGCCGTCAATCGCTGGGAGCAGTGCCGGGATCACGGCGTCAGCGCGGCCTGCGTCCTGCGCGATGCCGGCGGCATCATCAGCGTCAGCAACATGGAATCGCTGAGCATCGTCACCGCGGCTTTCCTCTATGTGCTGGAGGGCAGCAAGCGGCGTCAGCGTGAGAACCAGGAGGCCCTGGAGGTGATCCTCACCTTCCAGCAGGCCGGCGCCAAGCTCAGCTATGCCCGCAACAGTGCCCTGGAGCGGCTCAGCGAGGGCGGCCTCTGGCTGGATGGTCTCGACCTGAGCCGCACCCACCTGGATGACCTTCAGGCGGCCGGCGGCCGCTGGCGGGAGGTGAACCTGAGCCGCGCCAGCCTGCGCCATGCCTGCTTTGAGGATGCCGATCTGCGTGGCGCCGACCTCAGCGAGGCCGACCTCAGCCACGCCAACCTGCGCCATGCCGACCTGCGGGGAGCGAGCCTCCGCGGCGCTGACCTGAGCGAGGCGGACCTGCGGGGCGCCGCTCTCACTGGAGCCAGCACCGAAGGAGCTCGGCTCAGTGGCACCCGGCTCGAAGGGGCGGCCCTCGGGGACCACGCCCTGGGCTGA